In one window of Cetobacterium sp. ZOR0034 DNA:
- a CDS encoding RNA-guided endonuclease TnpB family protein, whose protein sequence is MKTYNLAFRFRIYPNKVQSNLILQTFGCVRFVYNKILGKAKEIYELEGKNKIITPASLKSEFPFLKEVDSLSLANAQMNVKTAFTNFFQKRTAFPKFKSKKTARKSYSTNSVNNSIRIENNCIKLPKLGLVRIKLHRNIPQNYKIKSATISQEPNGAFYISILTEFQRDIKEVSSDNNIVGLDFSMSELFVSSDNQRADYPRFFRKLETKLAKAGRELSRKVKFSSSWYKAKLKVAKIYQSIKNSRKDFLHKLSRELVTKYNAIILEDLNMKGMSQALNFGKSVADNGWGMFTVMLQYKAMFLGKQVIKIDKWFPSSKTCSSCGNIKDSLSLGERVYSCECGHTMDRDLNASINIREVGRSLLAY, encoded by the coding sequence ATGAAGACATATAATTTAGCTTTTAGATTTAGAATATACCCAAATAAAGTTCAATCAAATTTGATTTTACAAACTTTTGGTTGTGTTAGGTTTGTATATAATAAGATTTTGGGTAAAGCTAAAGAGATTTATGAATTAGAGGGTAAAAATAAAATTATTACTCCTGCTTCTCTTAAATCTGAATTTCCATTTTTGAAAGAAGTTGATAGCTTATCTCTTGCTAATGCTCAAATGAATGTAAAAACTGCTTTCACTAATTTTTTTCAGAAAAGAACAGCTTTTCCTAAGTTCAAATCTAAGAAAACAGCTAGAAAATCATACTCTACAAATAGTGTTAATAACTCTATTAGGATTGAAAATAACTGTATAAAGCTTCCTAAATTAGGATTAGTTAGAATTAAACTTCATAGAAATATACCTCAAAATTATAAAATTAAATCAGCTACCATTAGCCAAGAACCTAATGGGGCTTTTTACATTTCTATTCTTACTGAATTTCAAAGAGATATAAAAGAAGTGTCGAGCGATAATAATATCGTTGGGCTCGACTTTTCTATGTCTGAATTATTCGTTAGCTCTGATAACCAAAGAGCTGATTATCCTAGATTTTTCAGAAAATTAGAAACTAAATTAGCTAAAGCTGGAAGAGAGCTATCAAGAAAAGTTAAATTCTCAAGTAGTTGGTATAAAGCTAAATTAAAAGTTGCTAAAATTTATCAATCTATTAAAAACAGTAGAAAAGACTTTCTTCACAAATTATCAAGAGAATTAGTTACAAAGTATAATGCGATAATACTTGAAGATCTAAATATGAAAGGCATGAGTCAGGCATTGAACTTTGGTAAATCTGTCGCTGATAATGGGTGGGGCATGTTCACAGTTATGCTTCAATACAAGGCTATGTTTTTAGGAAAGCAAGTAATAAAAATAGACAAGTGGTTTCCATCTTCTAAAACTTGTTCTTCTTGTGGTAATATAAAAGACTCGCTTTCTTTAGGTGAGAGAGTATATAGCTGTGAATGTGGTCATACTATGGATAGAGACCTTAATGCAAGTATAAATATTCGTGAGGTTGGTAGAAGTCTACTAGCCTATTAA